The following coding sequences are from one Eucalyptus grandis isolate ANBG69807.140 chromosome 11, ASM1654582v1, whole genome shotgun sequence window:
- the LOC104426498 gene encoding stress protein DDR48 encodes MSFQNQGFWTGKDASGLTNSEMAYDNTSRIEAKWSQQWFMDGPEAEHPNKKQAIEVPSNTSFLGLLSMNSSPWGFTSGFNTVSAPAHFSDQVLDTETTGAVKYNERCNPSIGAEKLNMGRKVDEDLFPSNSSFGLSMSHVPEAPGSGLNYGSLRKVKVNHVKDSENVTPSSMGHGYNRVASSAMFTTQSFCKEEEDPVSTALASGIGDGNIISSATSDLGESNSVMSIGKLYENEGESAGQAYKGHGDAMSVPMDNNVLSMGQSYKADDCSMSTGHIYGKGHHISVPAGNIYNNDDSNSLNMCHSYGLGQSTIISFGSPDNDDANSSRRLIYSNNLYCGLPSVQTSDAVNSNQLIKSNADMFPSSTSAVASGIENFSRKKEEQNTSKKGSNNFPSNVRSLLSTGILDGISVKYAAWSREKELRGVIRGSGYLCGCQSCNFTKVINAYEFERHACCKTKHPNNHIYFDNGKTIYGIVQELRSTPQNMLFEVMQTITGSPINQKSFRLWKESYLAATRELQRIYGED; translated from the exons ATG TCTTTCCAGAATCAGGGCTTTTGGACGGGAAAAGATGCTAGTGGCTTAACTAACAGTGAGATGGCTTACGATAATACTTCTAGAATTGAAGCCAAGTGGTCGCAACAATGGTTCATGGATGGCCCTGAGGCAGAGCATCCCAACAAGAAACAGGCCATAGAAGTTCCAAGCAACACTTCCTTTTTAGGACTGTTGAGCATGAACTCATCTCCATGGGGCTTTACTTCTGGTTTTAACACAGTTTCCGCCCCTGCCCATTTCTCTGACCAAGTACTTGATACTGAAACAACTGGAGCTGTCAAGTATAATGAGAGATGCAATCCATCTATTGGTGCAGAAAAACTGAATATGGGGAGAAAAGTGGATGAAGACCTTTTTCCTAGTAATTCCTCATTTGGCTTGTCAATGTCTCATGTGCCAGAAGCTCCAGGATCAGGGCTTAATTATGGTAGTCTGAGAAAAGTTAAAGTGAACCATGTTAAGGACTCTGAAAATGTGACTCCTTCATCAATGGGACATGGCTACAATAGGGTGGCTTCCAGTGCCATGTTCACAACTCAATCTTTCtgtaaggaagaagaagatcctGTATCAACTGCTCTTGCTTCTGGTATAGGAGATGGTAACATCATATCTTCAGCCACTAGTGATCTGGGTGAAAGCAACAGTGTCATGTCAATCGGGAAACTGTATGAAAATGAAGGTGAGAGTGCTGGACAGGCATACAAAGGCCATGGTGATGCCATGTCTGTTCCTATGGATAACAATGTTTTGTCCATGGGTCAAAGCTACAAAGCAGATGATTGTTCCATGTCAACGGGCCATATTTATGGCAAAGGGCATCACATCTCTGTTCCAGCAGGTAACATCTACAATAATGACGACAGCAATAGTCTAAACATGTGTCACTCCTATGGTTTAGGGCAAAGTACAATCATATCCTTTGGCAGCCCTGATAATGATGATGCAAATTCCTCAAGGAGGCTTATATACAGTAACAATTTGTACTGTGGTCTGCCTTCTGTTCAAACATCTGATGCAGTCAATAGCAATCAGTTAATTAAGTCAAACGCCGATATGTTTCCTAGTTCTACTTCAGCTGTTGCCTCTGGAATTGAAAATTTCTCGCGGAAGAAAGAGGAGCAAAATACTTCTAAGAAAGGTTCAAACAACTTCCCCTCAAATGTCAGAAGCCTGCTATCGACTGGCATTTTGGATGGGATATCTGTGAAGTATGCTGCATGGTCACGAGAG AAGGAGCTCCGTGGTGTGATTAGAGGTTCTGGATATTTATGCGGCTGTCAGTCATGTAATTTTACAAAG GTAATTAATGCGTATGAATTTGAACGACATGCTTGCTGCAAGACCAAACACCCAAATAACCACATATACTTCGACAATGGAAAGACCATCTATGGGATTGTTCAGGAACTCAGGAGCACACCCCAA
- the LOC104426500 gene encoding kinesin-like protein KIN-5B — MMSLTPDQFRKVGLGVVPSPSPFLTPRPEKRRADYRGGEWSSNRHEKDKEVNVQVLLRCRPLNEDEQRSNVQKVISCNEHRREVTVMQNLANKQIDRIFTFDRVFGPKAQQRSIYDQAIAPIVNEVLEGFNCTIFAYGQTGTGKTYTMEGGMRKKVGELPAEAGVIPRAVRQIFDTLEAQNADYSMKVTFSELYNEEITDLLASEDYSRYVEDRQKKPISLMEDGKGCVVIRGLEEVAVYSANEIYTLLEQGASKRRTADTLLNKRSSRSHSIFSITTYIKEATVGDEDLIKCGKLNLVDLAGSENISRSGAREGRAKEAGEINKSLLTLGRVINALVEHSPHIPYRDSKLTRLLRDSLGGKTKTCIIATISPSAHCLEETLSTLDYAYRAKNIKNKPEVNQKMSKAVLLKDLYAEIERMREDIRAAREKNGVYISQERFAQEEAEKKARNERIEELENDLFHSEKQSEKFRKLYLTEQEQKLDLESSLKNCKIDLETSNKALLDLQEQYRLALSTLKNKEFAISKLLQSESSIIDRAKELRSDLQDASQDLSLLFGKLDYKSRMEAENHNIVLTFGSQLDQGLKNLHRTILGSVSQQQQEIRCMEEHVSLFLARKNDATESLRSKVEKMTTTNSLGLSTLTDYANKLQMKAAFDLDQINCKISTETKGIQEYIVKLVLEAKETIKDIHHALAEQKEILAFSAQQQEEGLRRSLVSAHVVSKATMDFFNDVHNHASEIKLIIEECHAERVCQLNDFEKKFKEEAAREERLALEQVAAILGNLTSKKNKMVSEAANGIIDLSTREEQRLHHQTTHMQHIAADGRKELTEYIVEAENNFLEDTFSAGESRAVLDSCFEECSKVADNSSRQWEHAASAVTEFKNVSIDKIASLVRENKGENQDLCERLRSASSSTDRDFAARVGDMVTAICDSLQLDRDHKEKLDSMAASCMGQLKLISEKHGAGVSDIRSKAEQCLTKDYLVDEHTSTTPRKRVITIPSPASIEEMRTRLSEGNSENKTRGDQTEGKLHQPIDSQPPDRTPFADMNGELY, encoded by the exons GCCATTAAATGAAGATGAGCAAAGGTCGAATGTGCAAAAGGTCATCTCGTGCAATGAACACAGAAGAGAGGTCACTGTCATGCAGAATTTAGCCAACAAGCAAATCGATAGGATTTTCACCTTTGACAGG GTTTTTGGGCCTAAAGCACAGCAAAGATCAATATATGATCAAGCCATTGCTCCCATTGTTAATGAAGTTCTCGAGGGTTTCAACTGCACCATTTTCGCCTATGGGCAAACAGGCACCGGTAAAACCTATACAATGGAGGGCGGGAtgagaaaaaag GTCGGTGAACTGCCTGCTGAGGCTGGTGTCATTCCACGAGCAGTTCGGCAAATTTTCGATACACTTGAAGCACAAAATGCTGACTACAGTATGAAGGTAACTTTTTCAGAACTCTACAATGAAGAGATAACTGATTTACTAGCCTCCGAGGACTATTCGCGCTATGTGGAAGATAGACAGAAGAAGCCCATATCACTGATGGAGGATGGAAAGGGTTGTGTGGTCATAAGGGGCCTCGAGGAAGTGGCAGTATATAGTGCAAATGAAATCTACACTCTGTTGGAACAAGGAGCATCAAAAAGGCGAACGGCTGATACCTTGTTGAACAAGCGTAGCAG TCGGTCTCATTCCATCTTTTCCATTACGACCTACATAAAGGAAGCAACTGTTggagatgaagatctcataaAATGTGGCAAGCTTAACCTTGTAGATTTGGCAGGATCAGAAAACATTTCTCGATCAGGAGCAAGGGAG GGTCGAGCAAAAGAAGCTGGGGAAATAAACAAGAGCTTACTTACCTTGGGCCGTGTGATTAATGCACTTGTGGAACATTCTCCTCACATACCTTACAG GGATAGTAAGCTGACAAGACTTCTAAGAGATTCACTCGGAGGGAAGACCAAAACATGCATTATTGCCACTATCTCTCCTTCTGCTCATTGCTTGGAAGAAACATTAAGCACGCTCGATTATGCTTATCGCgctaaaaacattaaaaataaacCAGAG GTGAACCAGAAAATGTCAAAAGCTGTGTTGCTTAAGGATTTGTATGCAGAAATTGAGAGGATGAGAGAAG ATATCCGAGCTGCAAGGGAGAAGAATGGTGTTTatatttcccaagaaagatTTGCCCAAGAAGAGGCTGAGAAGAAG GCAAGGAATGAAAGGATTGAGGAATTGGAAAATGATCTTTTCCATTCTGAGAAG CAAAGTGAAAAATTTCGAAAGCTCTATCTTACAGAGCAGGAACAGAAATTGGACCTAGAAAGTAGTCTTAAGAACTGCAAG ATTGACCTGGAGACCAGTAATAAGGCATTGCTTGATCTTCAAGAGCAATACCGGCTGGCTCTCTCCACATTGAAAAATAAGGAATTTGCGATCTCAAAGCTGCTACAATCAG AAAGTTCCATAATTGATCGGGCAAAGGAGTTAAGATCAGATTTGCAAGATGCATCTCAGGACTTAAGTTTGTTGTTTGGGAAATTAG ACTACAAAAGCAGGATGGAAGCAGAGAACCATAATATTGTCTTGACGTTTGGCTCTCAACTTGATCAAGGCTTGAAAAACTTGCATAGGACTATCCTGGGCTCAGTTTCTCAACAACAGCAAGAAATAAGATGCATGGAAGAACATGTCTCCTTGTTTCTTGCACGTAAAAATGAT GCAACAGAGAGTCTGCGTTCGAAGGTTGAAAAGATGACGACAACAAATAGTTTAGGACTGTCTACATTGACTGATTATGCCAATAAACTACAGATGAAAGCTGCCTTTGACCTCGACcaaataaattgtaaaatctCGACAGAGACGAAGGGCATTCAGGAA TATATAGTCAAGTTAGTATTGGAGGCCAAGGAGACCATCAAAGACATCCATCATGCTCTTGCCGAACAGAAAGAAATACTGGCATTTTCTGCGCAGCAACAGGAAGAG GGATTACGAAGAAGTTTGGTTTCTGCGCACGTAGTATCCAAGGCAACCATGGACTTTTTCAATGATGTTCACAATCATGCTTCTGAAATCAAGTTGATCATTGAAGAATGCCATGCTGAAAGGGTCTGCCAATTGAATGATTTTGAGAAGAAATTTAAG GAAGAGGCGGCGAGAGAGGAAAGACTGGCTTTGGAGCAAGTTGCCGcaattttgggaaatttgacatctaagaaaaataaaatg GTCTCAGAGGCAGCTAACGGCATAATCGACTTAAGTACAAGGGAAGAGCAGAGATTGCATCATCAAACTACCCACATGCAGCATATTGCAGCTGATGGTAGGAAAGAGTTGACTGAGTACATAGTTGAGGCAGAAAACAATTTCTTGGAAGATACATTTTCTGCGGGTGAATCCAGGGCCGTATTGGACAGCTGCTTTGAAGAGTG TTCAAAGGTTGCGGATAATTCCAGTAGACAATGGGAGCATGCTGCATCTGCCGTAACTGAGTTCAAGAATGTTAGTATAGACAAGATAGCATCTCTAGTGAG GGAAAATAAAGGTGAAAACCAGGATTTATGTGAACGGCTTAGATCTGCATCCTCCTCCACGGATAGAGATTTTGCTGCTAGAGTTGGTGATATGGTCACTGCTATTTGTG ATTCACTACAATTGGATCGTGACCATAAGGAGAAATTAGACTCCATGGCAGCCTCATGCATGGGTCAGCTAAAGTTGATTTCAGAGAAGCATGGAGCAGGCGTTTCAGATATCCGAAGCAAAGCCGAACAGTGCCTCACAAAAGATTATCTG GTTGACGAGCACACATCCACAACTCCTAGGAAACGGGTCATAACCATTCCAAGTCCAGCATCCATCGAGGAGATGCGGACACGGTTGAGCGAAGGAAATTCAGAGAACAAAACCAGAGGCGACCAGACAGAAGGCAAGCTTCACCAGCCGATAGATTCACAGCCGCCCGATAGAACTCCTTTTGCAGATATGAATGGTGAGTTGTATTGA